A genome region from Chrysiogenia bacterium includes the following:
- a CDS encoding protein-glutamate O-methyltransferase CheR — protein MSEEEFRLLRDLINGYCGIYFDDHLKYMLERRLGRRVQQRMLRSFGEYEQFLRFDPERENELGQVVELLTTNETYFFREKYQLDVFSRDVLPELVAHNRKRGDHTLQVWSAGCATGEEAYTLAIILSDFEKLRNWQWSIMATDISIRALQQARGGSYGPHSFREEMPMGSDRYFTRDGDGRKLVSEDLKRRVTFSALNLTDPMRHALFHGLDAIFCRNVLIYFDQATKRKVVDLFYRKLKPGGFLFLGHSESLVNLSTSFALRHFQGDMVYQKPVTGKGEEQ, from the coding sequence ATGAGTGAAGAGGAATTCCGTCTGCTGCGGGATCTGATCAACGGCTATTGCGGTATCTATTTCGACGATCATCTCAAATACATGCTTGAGCGGCGACTGGGGCGTCGCGTGCAGCAGCGGATGCTTCGTTCCTTTGGCGAGTACGAGCAGTTCCTGCGCTTCGACCCCGAACGTGAGAATGAACTCGGCCAGGTGGTCGAACTGCTGACCACGAACGAGACCTATTTCTTCCGCGAAAAGTATCAGCTCGATGTCTTCTCGCGCGACGTGCTGCCGGAGCTCGTTGCGCACAACAGGAAGCGCGGCGACCATACCCTGCAGGTCTGGAGCGCCGGCTGCGCAACCGGGGAAGAGGCTTACACGCTGGCAATCATTCTCTCGGACTTCGAGAAGCTGCGAAACTGGCAGTGGAGCATCATGGCGACGGACATCTCGATCCGGGCGCTCCAGCAGGCCCGCGGGGGGAGTTACGGGCCCCATTCCTTTCGCGAGGAAATGCCGATGGGCTCGGATCGCTACTTCACCCGCGACGGGGACGGGCGCAAGCTGGTCAGCGAGGACCTGAAGCGCAGGGTTACCTTCTCCGCGCTCAATCTGACTGATCCGATGCGCCATGCGCTCTTTCACGGGCTCGACGCGATCTTCTGCCGCAACGTGCTCATTTACTTTGACCAGGCGACCAAACGAAAAGTCGTGGATCTTTTCTACCGAAAGCTCAAGCCCGGCGGCTTCCTGTTTCTGGGGCACTCGGAATCGCTGGTGAATCTGAGCACCAGCTTTGCGCTTCGCCACTTTCAGGGTGACATGGTCTATCAGAAACCAGTCACCGGTAAGGGGGAAGAGCAATGA